In one Pleomorphomonas sp. T1.2MG-36 genomic region, the following are encoded:
- a CDS encoding L-rhamnose isomerase, with translation MSDNASITKAYELAREHFARDGIDTEAVQAKLDTIPVSMHCWQGDDVKGFENPDGELTGGIQVSGNYPGRARNADQLRADLDKAMSLIPGAKRLNLHALYLEADRKVERDAIEPKHFQRWVDWAKENGLGLDFNPSCFSHPKSADNRTLSHPDTGIRQFWIDHCKASRKVSEHFGRSLGTASVMNIWIPDGSKDYPFDRYGPRETLKAALDEVISEKISKAFHYDAVESKLFGIGAEAYTVGSNEFYMGYAATRGTMLCLDAGHFHPTEVVSDKLSAVFQFVDRVLLHVSRPMRWDSDHVVLFDDELQAIANELVRGGMLDRTAIGLDYFDASINRIAAWVIGMRNMRKALLKAMLEPAIKLKAAETTGDYALRMALFEEHKTSPWAAVWNHYCESRNVPVGAAWFDVVKAYERDVLAKRES, from the coding sequence ATGTCCGATAACGCGTCGATCACCAAAGCCTACGAACTCGCCCGCGAGCATTTCGCCCGCGACGGCATCGACACCGAGGCCGTCCAGGCCAAGCTCGATACCATTCCCGTGTCGATGCACTGCTGGCAGGGCGACGACGTCAAGGGTTTCGAGAACCCGGATGGCGAGCTCACCGGCGGCATCCAGGTGTCGGGCAACTACCCCGGCCGGGCCCGCAATGCCGACCAGTTGCGCGCCGACCTCGACAAGGCGATGTCGCTGATCCCCGGCGCCAAGCGGCTCAACCTCCATGCCCTCTATCTGGAGGCCGACCGCAAGGTCGAACGCGACGCCATCGAGCCGAAGCACTTCCAGCGCTGGGTCGACTGGGCGAAGGAAAATGGCCTCGGCCTCGACTTCAACCCCTCCTGCTTCTCGCATCCGAAGAGTGCCGACAACCGGACGCTCAGCCATCCCGACACCGGCATCCGCCAGTTCTGGATCGACCACTGCAAGGCGAGCCGCAAGGTATCGGAGCATTTCGGCCGCTCGCTCGGCACGGCCTCGGTGATGAACATCTGGATTCCCGACGGTTCGAAGGACTATCCGTTCGACCGTTACGGACCGCGCGAGACGCTGAAGGCGGCGCTCGACGAGGTGATCTCCGAGAAGATCTCCAAGGCGTTCCACTACGACGCCGTCGAGAGCAAGCTGTTCGGCATCGGCGCCGAGGCCTACACCGTCGGCTCCAACGAGTTCTACATGGGCTACGCGGCGACGCGCGGAACCATGCTTTGCCTCGACGCCGGCCATTTCCATCCGACCGAGGTGGTATCCGACAAGCTGTCGGCCGTCTTCCAGTTCGTCGATCGCGTGCTGCTGCACGTGTCGCGTCCCATGCGCTGGGACAGCGACCACGTGGTGCTGTTCGACGACGAGCTGCAGGCCATCGCCAACGAACTGGTGCGCGGCGGAATGCTCGACCGCACCGCCATCGGTCTCGACTATTTCGATGCCTCGATCAACCGCATCGCCGCCTGGGTGATCGGCATGCGCAACATGCGCAAGGCGCTGCTGAAGGCCATGCTGGAGCCGGCGATCAAGCTCAAGGCCGCCGAAACGACCGGCGATTACGCGCTGCGCATGGCGCTGTTCGAGGAACATAAGACGAGCCCGTGGGCTGCCGTCTGGAATCACTATTGCGAAAGCCGGAACGTGCCGGTCGGCGCCGCCTGGTTCGATGTCGTCAAGGCTTACGAGCGCGACGTGCTCGCCAAGCGGGAGTCCTGA
- the rhaD gene encoding rhamnulose-1-phosphate aldolase yields MTANMIDAWFVKAMVKATTDCWDKGWDERNGGNISLRLTDDDIAPYLAGIREPRRLPMTEPLPAIAGQSYIVTGTGKFFRNVQLDPENNLGVVRVGADGSFLEVLWGYRDGGGPTSEFSSHFKGHIARQTATNGSDRVVLHCHATNLIALTYVLDWSDANVTRALWEGSTECLVVFPDGVGTMPWLVPGTDQMGDATARLLAKRPLVLWPFHGVFGVGPTLDDAFGLVDTAEKAAEILVKVLSMGGPRQTMSTQDLIDLAARFKVVPQPEAMALDGWKLAAPKP; encoded by the coding sequence ATGACTGCGAATATGATCGATGCCTGGTTCGTCAAGGCGATGGTGAAAGCCACGACGGACTGCTGGGACAAGGGCTGGGACGAGCGCAACGGGGGCAACATCAGCCTGCGTCTCACCGACGACGACATTGCGCCCTATCTCGCCGGCATCCGCGAGCCGCGCCGCCTGCCGATGACCGAGCCGCTGCCGGCGATTGCCGGGCAGAGCTACATCGTCACCGGCACCGGCAAGTTCTTCCGCAACGTCCAGCTCGATCCGGAAAACAACCTCGGCGTGGTGCGTGTCGGCGCCGACGGTAGCTTCCTGGAGGTGCTGTGGGGCTATCGCGACGGCGGCGGGCCGACGTCGGAATTCTCCAGCCATTTCAAGGGGCACATCGCCCGCCAGACCGCCACCAACGGCAGCGACCGCGTGGTGCTGCACTGCCACGCCACCAACCTGATCGCCCTGACCTATGTGCTCGACTGGAGCGACGCCAACGTGACGCGCGCCCTCTGGGAAGGCTCCACGGAATGCCTGGTGGTGTTCCCCGACGGTGTCGGCACCATGCCATGGCTGGTGCCCGGCACCGACCAGATGGGTGACGCCACTGCCCGGTTGCTGGCGAAGAGGCCGCTGGTGCTCTGGCCGTTCCATGGTGTGTTCGGCGTCGGTCCGACGCTCGACGACGCCTTCGGCTTGGTCGACACTGCCGAGAAGGCGGCCGAGATCCTGGTGAAGGTGTTGTCGATGGGAGGGCCGCGCCAGACCATGTCGACGCAGGACCTGATCGACCTCGCCGCCCGCTTCAAGGTGGTGCCGCAGCCGGAAGCGATGGCGCTCGACGGCTGGAAGCTCGCCGCCCCCAAGCCCTGA